TTGTGCCCGGGGTTCAGCACCTTTTCCAGGGAGTCCGAGATCTTGATGGCCGGGGCCCAGGTGCCGTTTTCCCGGATGGCCACCAGCTTGTAGACCCCTCCTAGTGCGGGATAGCCCCAAGAGACCACCATCTTGGTGCCCACCCCATAGACCAGGCGCTTCAAAAGCCGGTCCGGGTCCACCCCGTACCGGGGGGCCTCCTCCTGGATCTGGCTTTTGATCTGCCAGATGACCAGCTCGTCCAGGTCCCCGGAGAGCACGATGAGGGTCTCCGGGAAGCCCGCCTGGTCCAACTCCTTGGCCACCTGGATGGCCAGGTAGGCCAGGTCCCCGGAGTCAATGCGTACCCCCACGGGCCGGTGCCCTTTGCGCCTTAGCCTTTCAAATACCCGGATGGCGTGGGGCAGGCCTGAGTGGAGGGTGTCCACCGTGTCCAGAAGCAGGATGGTGTCGTCGGGGAAGACCTCGGCAAAGGCCTGGAAGGCCTCCTCCTCAGAGTGGCCCAACGCCAAAAAGGCTTGCACCATGCTGTGGGCGTGGGTGCCGGAGGAGGGAAGGCCCAGGAGGTGGGAAAGGCTTACGGCGCTACTGCGGTTGGCCCCCCCGATGAGGCTGGCCCGGGTGGCGGCCTCCCCCCCCTTGGCGGGGGCGCGGCGGAGGCCGAACTCCAGCACCGGCGCCTCCCCTGCGGCCTCCCGCACCCGGCTGGCCTTGGTGGCGATGAGGGTTTCGTAGTTGATGCGGTTCAAAAGGGCGGTTTCCAGGAGCTGGGCCTGGAGGAGAGGGCCTTCCACGCTGATGAGGGGCACCTGGGGATGGGCCACCCGGCCTTCGGGAAGGGCCCTTAGGGTAAGCCCCGGAAAGCCTCCTATCCCCCTTAGATATGCCAGGTAATCCTCGGCGAAGAGGGGCTTGCCGCTACGGCTCTTTAAGGTGCGGAGGGCGGCCAGCTCCTCTGCGCCAACCTGGGCGGCTTCCATCCAACTCAAGAGGGGATCCAGACCGGCGAAGACGGTGTAACCCGCCTGATGGGCCCCGTAGTCGGGGTTCTTGCGATAGAAGGCTTCAAAGAGGGCTTCCCTTTCGTGCAGGCCAAGCCGGAAGTAAACCTGGCCCATGGTGAGCTGGTAGAGGTCGGTGTAGAGGATGCCGAAGGGGTCCATGGGCCTAGCATAGCCCGCTTCTTTTCGCTACACTAGCGGGATATGGTGGAGGTCCACACCTGTAGCCCTGGCTGCCGCCACCACCTGGGGGGTGCAGGGTTTGGGGATGCCCCCTTGGTGCGGCTTGGCTATAACAAGGAAGCCCGGGCGCAGAAGTTCCCTTACCTGAAGGCCCTTTTGGAAAGACCCCTGGTCTTTGACGGGGCTATGGGCACCGAGTTGCAAAAGAGGGACCTCACCCCTGAGGATTACGGGGGGGAGGCCTACTTTGGTTGCCCGGAGGTTTTGAACCGTACCCGGCCCGAGGTCATCCAGGAGATCCACCGGGCCTACCTGGAGGCCGGGGCCGAGGTGATTGAGACCAATACCTTTGGTGCTCTCCGCCATGTGCTGGCGGAGTATGGCCTCGAGGGGGAGGCGGAGGAGCTGGCCTACCTGGGGGCTCGCATCGCCAAAGAGGTGGCCGCGCCCTACGGGGCCTTCGTGGCGGGGGCCCTAGGCCCAGGGACCAAGCTTATCTCCCTGGGCCAGATCACCTGGGACGAGCTTTTTGCCGCCTATAAGGAGGCGGTACGGGGGCTTCTAAGGGGCGGGGTGGACCTGATTCTTCTGGAAACTGCCCAGGACATCTTGCAAGTGCGGTGTGCTGTCCTTGCGGCCCGGGAGGCCATGGCCCAGGTGGGCAGGGAGGTTCCCTTGCAGGTCCAGGTGACCATGGAGGCCACGGGCACCATGCTGGTGGGCACGGACGAGCAGGCGGCCCTGGCAGCCCTGGAGAGCCTGCCCATTGACGTGGTAGGCATGAACTGCGCCACGGGCCCCGACCTCATGGACGCCAAGATCCGCTACTTTGCCGAGAACGCTACCCGTTTCGTGAGCTGCTTGCCCAATGCGGGCCTGCCCCGGAACGAAGGGGGAAGGGTGGTCTATGACCTCACCCCAGAGGAGTTGGCCAAGTGGCACCTCAAGTTCGTGACCGAGTACGGGGTGAACGCCGTGGGGGGCTGCTGCGGCACGGGGCCGGAGCACATCCGCCAGGTGGCGGAGGTGGTCAAGGGGAAGCCGGCCCCCAAGCGTCCTGAAGCCTTCCCACCCCAGGTGGCCTCCCTGTATCAGGCGGTTCCCCTGCGCCAGGAGGCCAGCGTCTTCCTGGTGGGGGAGCGCCTGAACGCCACCGGGAGCAAGCGGTTTCGGGAGATGCTCTTTGCCCGGGACCTGGAGGGGATCCTGGCCCTGGCACGAGAGCAGGTGGAGGAGGGGGCCCACGCCCTGGACCTCTCCGTGGCCTGGACGGGAAGGGATGAGCTTGCGGACCTCGCCTGGCTCCTTCCCCACCTGGCCACGGCGGTCACCGTGCCCTTCATGGTGGATTCCACTTCCCCCGAGGCCATGGAGCTGGCCCTGAAGCACCTTCCGGGCCGGGTCCTTCTCAACTCTGCCAACCTCGAGGACGGCCTCTTGAAGTTTGACCAGGTGGCTTCTCTGGCCAAGGCCCACGGGGCGGCCTTGGTGGTCCTCACCATTGACGAAAGGGGCATGGCCAAAACGCAGAAGGAGAAGGTGCAGGTGGCCTTGCGCATGTTTGAGCGCCTCACCGAGCACCACGGTTTCCACCCGGAGGACCTCCTCTTTGACCTCCTCACCTTCCCCATCACCCAAGGGGACGAGGAGAGCCGCCCCTTGGCCAAGGAAACCCTGCTGGCCATGGAGGAGCTACGGGAGAGGCTTCCCGGGGTGGGCTTCATCCTGGGGGTATCCAACGTTTCCTTTGGCCTGAAGCCCCGGGCCCGGCGGGTCCTGAACTCCATTTTCCTGGACGAGGCCCGGAAGAGGGGGCTTACCGCCGCCATTGTGGATGCGGGGAAGATCCTCCCCATCAGCCAGATCCCCGAGGAGGCCTACGCGCTGGCCCTGGATCTCATCTATGACAAGAGGAGGGAGGGGTACGACCCGCTACTGGCTTTTATGGCCTATTTTGAAACCCACCGGGAGGACCCTGCCCTTAAGGAGGATGCTTTCCAGACCCTTCCCCTTTTGCAGAGGCTAAAGCGCCGGGTGGTGGAGGGGAGGAAGGGGGGCCTCGAGGCGGACCTGGACCAGGCCTTAAGGGAAGGGCATAGGCCCTTGGACCTCATCAACGGTCCCCTTCTGGAGGGGATGAAGGAGGTGGGGGAGCTTTTCGGGGCGGGGAAGATGCAGCTTCCCTTTGTCCTGCAGGCCGCCGAGGTGATGAAGCGGGCGGTGGCCCACCTCGAGCCCCACATGGAGAAGCGGAGCGAGGGCCGCGGCAAAATGGTCCTGGCCACGGTGAAAGGGGATGTCCACGACATCGGCAAGAACCTGGTGGACATCATCCTCACCAACAACGGCTACCAGGTGGTGAACCTAGGCATCAAGGTGCCCATAGAGGAGATCCTGAAGGCGGTGGAGGAGCACAAACCCCATGCCGTGGGGATGTCGGGCCTTTTGGTGAAAAGCACCGTGGTCATGAAGGAAAACCTGGAATACATGCGGGATAGGGGCTATTCCCTGCCCGTGATCCTAGGGGGTGCCGCCCTTACCCGCGCCTACGTGGAGGAGCTCAAGGCCATCTATCCGAACGTCCATTACGCGGAGGACGCCTTTGAAGGCCTTAGGCTCATGGAGACCCTCACCCGAGGCGAG
The window above is part of the Thermus albus genome. Proteins encoded here:
- a CDS encoding nicotinate phosphoribosyltransferase, producing MDPFGILYTDLYQLTMGQVYFRLGLHEREALFEAFYRKNPDYGAHQAGYTVFAGLDPLLSWMEAAQVGAEELAALRTLKSRSGKPLFAEDYLAYLRGIGGFPGLTLRALPEGRVAHPQVPLISVEGPLLQAQLLETALLNRINYETLIATKASRVREAAGEAPVLEFGLRRAPAKGGEAATRASLIGGANRSSAVSLSHLLGLPSSGTHAHSMVQAFLALGHSEEEAFQAFAEVFPDDTILLLDTVDTLHSGLPHAIRVFERLRRKGHRPVGVRIDSGDLAYLAIQVAKELDQAGFPETLIVLSGDLDELVIWQIKSQIQEEAPRYGVDPDRLLKRLVYGVGTKMVVSWGYPALGGVYKLVAIRENGTWAPAIKISDSLEKVLNPGHKKVFRVYDHRGLATADLLAAFDEEVREDQPLTLRHPTDPTKRRTLKPGGFTLEPLLEEAYRGRRLFPPLPLEILQERRHKDVERLDPGVRRLVNPHIYHVSLSERLFALKEELVARLGQA
- the metH gene encoding methionine synthase; its protein translation is MVEVHTCSPGCRHHLGGAGFGDAPLVRLGYNKEARAQKFPYLKALLERPLVFDGAMGTELQKRDLTPEDYGGEAYFGCPEVLNRTRPEVIQEIHRAYLEAGAEVIETNTFGALRHVLAEYGLEGEAEELAYLGARIAKEVAAPYGAFVAGALGPGTKLISLGQITWDELFAAYKEAVRGLLRGGVDLILLETAQDILQVRCAVLAAREAMAQVGREVPLQVQVTMEATGTMLVGTDEQAALAALESLPIDVVGMNCATGPDLMDAKIRYFAENATRFVSCLPNAGLPRNEGGRVVYDLTPEELAKWHLKFVTEYGVNAVGGCCGTGPEHIRQVAEVVKGKPAPKRPEAFPPQVASLYQAVPLRQEASVFLVGERLNATGSKRFREMLFARDLEGILALAREQVEEGAHALDLSVAWTGRDELADLAWLLPHLATAVTVPFMVDSTSPEAMELALKHLPGRVLLNSANLEDGLLKFDQVASLAKAHGAALVVLTIDERGMAKTQKEKVQVALRMFERLTEHHGFHPEDLLFDLLTFPITQGDEESRPLAKETLLAMEELRERLPGVGFILGVSNVSFGLKPRARRVLNSIFLDEARKRGLTAAIVDAGKILPISQIPEEAYALALDLIYDKRREGYDPLLAFMAYFETHREDPALKEDAFQTLPLLQRLKRRVVEGRKGGLEADLDQALREGHRPLDLINGPLLEGMKEVGELFGAGKMQLPFVLQAAEVMKRAVAHLEPHMEKRSEGRGKMVLATVKGDVHDIGKNLVDIILTNNGYQVVNLGIKVPIEEILKAVEEHKPHAVGMSGLLVKSTVVMKENLEYMRDRGYSLPVILGGAALTRAYVEELKAIYPNVHYAEDAFEGLRLMETLTRGEAFPPPKEAPRPREASKVAPRAKPVGEAPFVPRPPFFGVRVEENLDLATLAHYVNKLALYRGQWGYSRKGLSREAWQALVDREAEPVFRRLLKEAIEEGWLKPKVLYGFFPVAREGEELLVFSPETEEVLERFAFPRQRGGGLSLVDYFRPRFAPPLGDEAGWLPAFKAGARDVLGVQLVTMGEEPGQKAKALFETGAYQDYLFVHGFSVEMTEALAEYWHKRMRQMWGIAGKDATEIRKLFQQGYQGARYSFGYPACPDLADQAKLDRLMGFGRIGVRLTENFQLDPEHSTSAIVVHHPEARYFNVDRA